Proteins from a genomic interval of Lolium perenne isolate Kyuss_39 chromosome 1, Kyuss_2.0, whole genome shotgun sequence:
- the LOC127293529 gene encoding probable glycerol-3-phosphate acyltransferase 3 yields the protein MVKKPSPFRKSFSPIRRLLRRNLSGRHYRHPTTATTAKTTTSSPPAENLQGQTVIVDVEAWLLRSRLSTFAYFMLVAVEAGGFLRGLLLLLSYPFMCLLSGDMRLRAMVMVTFFGLREKEVARVGKAVLPKLFLEEMAMEGLDAVKDARRVVAVCTLFPRVMAEGFLKEYLRVDTVVGKEVMAVAGRYVGFIVDEALTLQTDGAPVGEEMKEMMNKGKHEEAFGLVGTGSRMNHLFSYYCKETYAVSEADKKSWQPLPRDKYPKPLVFHDGRLAFTPTFPAAIAMYTYLPFGIVLAIFRSLAYSLLPYCVSIPLGALTGMRSRVIAGPPIDATEKSKAGGRLYVCNHRTLLDPITVAACLNKPVTAVTYSVSPVSELIAPIRTARLTRDRDEDRRRMAALLARGDLVVCPEGTTCREPYLLRFSPLFTELTAEVTPVALETNVDMFYGTSTKPASKVLDPLYFMMNPRPDYRVEFLDPVRTATSTNSQEDHNKSQTIEAANRVQRVLGEALAFELTEQTRKDKYMMLAGNEGVVEGKVKK from the exons ATGGTGAAGAAGCCCTCTCCTTTCCGCAAGTCCTTTAGCCCCATCCGCCGGCTCCTCCGGCGAAACCTCTCAGGCCGGCACTACCGCCACCCAACCACAGCAACAACGGCGAAGACTACTACATCTTCGCCGCCAGCAGAAAACCTACAAGGCCAAACGGTAATAGTCGACGTAGAGGCGTGGCTCCTACGGTCGCGGCTATCTACCTTCGCCTACTTCATGCTCGTTGCCGTCGAGGCTGGCGGCTTCCttcgcggcctccttctcctgctCTCCTATCCTTTCATGTGTCTCCTCAGCGGCGACATGCGGCTCAGGGCCATGGTGATGGTGACCTTCTTTGGGCTGCGTGAGAAGGAAGTTGCTAGGGTTGGCAAGGCAGTTCTGCCGAAGCTCTTCTTGGAAGAGATGGCCATGGAAGGGCTAGACGCGGTGAAGGACGCGAGGAGGGTGGTGGCGGTGTGTACCTTGTTTCCGAGGGTGATGGCCGAAGGGTTCTTGAAGGAGTACCTTCGTGTGGACACCGTGGTGGGGAAGGAGGTCATGGCGGTCGCCGGGCGTTACGTCGGGTTTATCGTAGATGAAGCGTTAACCCTCCAGACGGATGGAGCTCCAGTTGGGGAGGAAATGAAGGAGATGATGAACAAGGGCAAGCATGAGGAAGCGTTTGGGCTTGTCGGAACTGGCAGCAGGATGAACCATCTGTTTTCGTATTACTGCAAG GAAACCTATGCTGTGAGCGAGGCCGACAAGAAGTCATGGCAGCCACTGCCGAGGGACAAGTACCCCAAACCCTTggtcttccacgacggccgcctcGCCTTCACGCCGACCTTCCCGGCCGCCATCGCCATGTACACATACCTCCCGTTCGGCATCGTCCTGGCCATTTTTCGCAGCTTAGCGTACAGCCTCCTACCCTACTGCGTCTCCATCCCGCTGGGGGCGCTCACCGGAATGCGCTCCCGCGTCATCGCCGGCCCGCCCATCGACGCCACCGAGAAAAGCAAGGCAGGCGGCCGCCTCTACGTGTGCAACCACCGCACCCTCCTGGACCCGATCACTGTCGCGGCATGTCTTAACAAGCCAGTTACCGCGGTCACGTACAGCGTCAGCCCCGTCTCCGAGCTGATCGCGCCCATCCGCACGGCGAGGCTGACCCGGGATCGGGACGAGGACCGGCGGCGCATGGCGGCGCTACTGGCGCGCGGGGACCTCGTGGTCTGCCCCGAGGGAACCACCTGCCGGGAGCCGTACCTGCTCAGGTTCAGCCCGCTGTTCACCGAGCTCACCGCCGAGGTCACGCCCGTCGCGCTCGAGACGAACGTCGACATGTTCTACGGCACGTCCACGAAGCCGGCGTCCAAGGTGCTCGACCCGCTGTACTTCATGATGAATCCGCGGCCGGACTACCGCGTCGAGTTCTTGGACCCGGTTCGTACTGCGACTTCGACCAACAGTCAGGAGGACCACAACAAAAGCCAAACCATCGAGGCGGCGAACCGAGTACAGCGTGTGCTCGGCGAGGCCCTTGCGTTCGAGCTCACCGAACAAACCAGGAAAGACAAATACATGATGCTGGCCGGGAACGAAGGGGTCGTGGAAGGCAAGGTGAAGAAGTAG